The Thermus antranikianii DSM 12462 sequence AGAACTGAAGGCGCTCCCCCTAGAAGCCCTTCCCCAAAGGCTTCCCGAGGTGCGGGCCCGGTATGCCGAGCTCCTCAAGGCCCAAGGGGAGGAGGCCGCCCTAAGGGCCAAGCTCACCGAGGCGGCTAAGGCCCTGGAGGCCCTAAAGCCCGAGGCCCTGGCCCTGGGCCTAAAGGAGAAGGTGGCCGAGGCGGAAGCCCTCCTGGCCCAGGGGAGCCTTCCCGACCTGGGGTCCTTACGGAAGAGCCTGGAGGAGGCCAAGGCTCAGGCCCGGCAGGAAGCCCTTTTAGAGCTGGGCCGCCTTCAGGCCCTGGCGGAGCGCTTCCGCGGCTTTGGGGGGGAAGGGGTCTTGCGGGCCATCGCCGAGGAAAAGGGCAAGCCCCTCCCCGACCCTACCCCCATTGCCCGGGCCCTGGAGGCCTTAAAGCGGCGGATGGAGGTGAAGCGGGAGGAGCTCACCACCCGCCTCACCGCCTTCTTCCAGGCTTACGCCCGCCTCGAGGGGTTCCAAAGCGAAACGGGCCGCCGCCTAAAGGCCCTTTTACCGGTGCTGAGAAGCGCCCAGGAAAAGCTTCCCCGCCTAGGACCCCAAGGCCTCCTCCAGGTGGAAAGAACCCTAAGCCAGGCGGAGGCCCTTCTCCGGGAACTGGAAAGGGAGCAAGAGGCCGCCAAGGCGGTGCTCCAAGAGATCAGAGAGATCAGAGGCGAGGAGATCGAGGCCCTCCTCGGGGTCTTCGACCAGGGCAGAACCCCGGCCCAGGCAAAGGCGCCGGAGACACCCTCCCCCAAGGTGCTCGAGGCGGACCTCGCCCCCTTGCGCCTTCCCGGGGTGGAGGTGCTGGGCTACCTGGGGGGGGCCTTGCCCCTGCCCAAGGAACCCCTGGAGGCTCTGGTCCAAGCCCTGGACCAGCTGGATAAAAGCCTGGGCCAGACCCGGGGGCCTGCGGCCATCCTCCTGGGGGAAAAGGCCTTGGTCCTGGCCCCCCGCAAGGGCCGCACCCTGGTGGCCCTGCTGGAAAAGACCAGCCTATCCGCCTTCCTCCTGGAACTCACCTCCTAGGGGTGCTACACTGAACAATAGTGGTATCCGTCTCGGCCCTTTGGGAAAAACTTGCACCCCTTCTAGACTACCTCCCGGTGGGAGAGCGGGAAAAGGTGCGGGAGGCCTACCTCTTTGCCGAGGAAGCCCACCGGGGCCAGCTCAGGAGAAGCGGGGAGCCCTACATCACCCACCCGGTGGCGGTGGCGGAGATCCTGGCCTCCTTGCGCATGGACGCGGAGACCGTGATGGCGGGCCTCCTCCACGACACCCTGGAGGACTGCGGGGTGGCCCCCGAGGAGCTGGAAAGGCGCTTTGGGCCAGGGGTGCGCAAGCTGGTGGAGGGGGAGACCAAGGTCAGCAAGCTCTACAAGCTGGCCAACCTCGAGGGGGAGGAGAAACGGGCCGAGGACCTCCGCCAGATGTTCATCGCCATGGCGGAGGACGTGCGCATCATCATCGTGAAGCTGGCGGACCGCCTTCACAACCTCCGCACCCTGGAGCACATGCCCCCCGAGAAGCAAAGGCGCATCGCCCAGGAAACCCTGGAGATCTACGCCCCTCTGGCCCACCGCCTGGGGATGGGGCAGCTGAAGTGGGAGCTCGAGGACCTTTCCTTCCGCTACCTCCACCCCGAGGCCTACCATGCCCTTCTCTCCCGCATCCAGGAGACCCAGGAAGCCCGGGAACGCATCGTTCAAAAGGCCATGGCCATCCTGGAGGAAGCCCTCAGGAAGGATGAGCTCCTCCAGGCCCAGCTTCAGAGCTTTGAGGTGATGGGCCGCCCCAAGCACCTCTACTCCATCTGGAAGAAGATGGAGCGGGAGGGAAAGGCCTTGGAACAAATCTACGACCTTCTCGCGGTCCGGGTCATCCTGGATCCCAAGCCCGCCCTCACGGAGGAAGGGAGGACGTTGAGGGAAAAGCAGGTCTGCTACCACGTCCTGGGCCTGGTCCACGCCCTCTGGCAGCCCATCCCGGGGCGGGTCAAAGACTACATCGCCGTACCCAAGCCCAACGGCTACCAGTCCCTCCACACCACGGTCATCGCCCTGGAAGGGCTCCCCCTGGAGGTGCAGATCCGCACGCGGGAGATGCACCGCATCGCCGAGTACGGGATCGCCGCCCACTGGCTTTACAAGGAGGGCCTCACCGACCCCGAGGAGCTAAAAAGGCGGGTTTCCTGGCTGAAAAGCATCCAGGAGTGGCAGCAGGAGTTTAGCAGCTCCCGGGAGTTCGTGGAGGCGGTGACCCGGGACCTCCTCGGGGGCAGGGTCTTCGTCTTCACCCCCAAGGGGCGGATCATCAACCTGCCCAAGGGGGCTACCCCCGTGGACTTCGCCTACCACATCCACACCGAGGTGGGGCACCACATGGTGGGGGCCAAGGTGAACGGAAGGATCGTCCCCCTCTCCTACGAGCTCCAAAACGGGGAGATCGTGGAGATCCTCACCGCCAAAAACGCCCACCCCTCCAAGGACTGGCTGGAGTTCGCCAGGACCCGCACCGCCAAGAGCAAGATCCGCCAGTACTTCCGCACCCAAGAGCGCCAGGAGACCCTGGAGAGGGGGCAAAGCCTCCTGGAGCGTTACCTGAAGCGCAGAGGCCTTCCCAAGCCCAGCGACAGCCAGCTGGAGGAGGCCGCCAGAAAGCTGGGCCTTACCCCTTCCCCCGAGGAGCTCTACCTGGCCCTGGCCCTAAACCGCCTCACCCCCAAGCAGGTGGCGGAGAAGCTCTACCCCAAGGCCCTTCTCAAGCCGGAAAGGCCCAAGGCACCCCCCAGGAACGAATGGGGAATCCGCCTGGAGCAGGACCTCCAGGCCCCCATCCGCCTGGCCTCCTGTTGCGAGCCCATGAAGGGGGACGCCATCCTGGGCTTCGTCACCCGGGGCCGGGGGGTTACCATCCACCGGGCGGACTGCCCCAACCTGCGCCGCATCCTCCAGGGACCCGAGGCCGACCGGATCATCGGGGCCTACTGGGAGGGGGTGGGGGGCAAGGTGGCCACCCTCGAGGTCCTGGCCCAGGACCGCGCTGGCCTCCTGAGGGACGTGATGCAGGTGGTGGCCGAGGCGGGGAAGAGCGCCTTGGGCTCGGAAACCCGGATCCTCGGACCCCTGGCCCGCATCCGCCTCCGCCTCACCGTGCAGGACGGGGAGCGGGAATCCCTGGTCCAGGCCATAAAGAGCGTGAAAAGCGTGCAGGAGGTGCGCTGGGTCTAGGCGGGCCCGGCTAGAGGAGCCTGACCCACACCTCCCGCATCCTCGGCCCGTCGAACTCCGCCAGAAAAACCTGCTGCCAGCGGCCAAGCCGAAGCCTCCCCCCCTCGGCGGGAAGGAGGAGGTGCACCCCGGTGAGGAGGCTTTTCAGGTGGGCGTGGGAGTTTCCCTCCGCATGCCGGTCCTTGGGATGCACCCTGGGGGCGAGCTCCTCCAGGCGGGCGAGAAGGTCGTGGGCCACATCGGGATCCGCCCCCTCCTGCACGGTAAGGCCACAGGTGGTGTGGGGAACGAAGAGGTACACCAAGCCGGTGTGCCCGGCCAAGACCTCCTCCACCTGGCGGGTGATGTTCACCAAACCTTCCTTGGGGGTGGAAATGCGGATGGCCTTCATCCTTTAAGCATATAGGGCCACGAAGATAGATCCCTTAAGCAAGGGCTTAAGCGTGGCCCTGCCAGGATGGGGTGGTATCAGGCCATGCGGGTGGCCCGCAGGGTAAAGCTCCGTTCCAGGGTGAAGGAGCGGTCCAAATCGCCGAACTCCCCCTGGGCCCAGGCCCAGAGCCCAGGCATGATGCGCTCGTGCACCTCCTCGGGAACCAGCTGGGTGAAGGAGTAAAGCCTTTCCTCCAGGGCCTCGAGGGCCTGGCGGAGGGTGCGCTCCTCCCGCCACTGGACCACCTGCTTGGTCTTGGGCCTAAGGCCAAGCCGCTTTAGGGCTTCCTCCACCTCCTCGAGGCGCTTTCTGTGCAAGCCCCGCACCACCCCCACGCCCTCCGCCTCCACCAGGGAGCGCCACCTTTCCTGGATCAGGCGCTCCTCCTCCGCCTCCATCTCATCCCAGCCTTCCAGAAGCACCCCCCCAGGCTTCAGCACCCTCAGGGCCTCCGCCAGGGCCTTGGGCCAGTCGGGGAGGAGGTGCCAGAGGTGGACCACGATCACCCCGTGCACGCTCTCATCGGGCAGGGGAATGGCTCGGGCATCGGCCTCTATAAGGCGCACCTTGCGCATAACCCCCGCCACCTTCTGGCGGAAGACCTCCAACATGGCGGGATCCTTGTCCAGGGCCAGGTAGCGGTAACCCCGGGCGATGAGGGGCAGGGCGATGCGCCCGGTACCCACCCCAAGCTCCAGAAGCACCGCCTCCTCCCCCCGCATCCCCAGGGCATTCCCTATGGCGGTGGCGATGCGACCCGCCACCTCCGGCGGGTAGGCCCGGAGGCGGTCATAGGCGTAGGCCATGCGTACGGAGGCCTTGGGCATCCTACTTCCCATTTTACGGTATACTTCCCAGCGTGAAAGGACTCATTCTGGCTGCCGGACGGGGCACCCGGCTCCGCCCCCTCACCCATACGCGGCCCAAGCCCGTGATCCGGGTGGCGGGAAGGCCTATCCTTCACTACGGTCTGGAAAATCTCCTGCAAGCGGGGATAAATGAGATCGGGGTGGTGGTTTCCCCGGAAACGGAAAAGGACATCCGGGAGGCCCTTTCGGGCTACCGGGTGCGCTACATCCTGCAAGAGGAGCCCCAGGGCCTGGCCCATGCGGTGGCGGTGGCCAGGGACTTCCTGGGCCAAAGCCCCTTCGTCCTCTACCTGGGGGATAACCTCTTCCAGAAGGGAATCGCCCGCTTTCTCCAGGCCTTTACCCCGGGGGTGAGTGCGGTGATCGCCCTGGCGCGGGTGGAAAACCCCAGCCAGTTCGGGGTGGCGGTGCTGGAAGGGGCAAGGATCGTGCGCCTTTTGGAAAAACCCAAGGAGCCTCCCTCGGACCTGGCGGTGGCCGGGGTCTATGTCTTCACCCCGGAGGTGCTGGAGGTCATCGAGGGGCTCAAGCCCTCCGCCCGGGGAGAGTACGAGATCACCGACGCCATCCAGGGCCTCATCGACCGGGGGAAGAGGGTGGTGGGGGTGGAGGTGGAGGGGTGGTGGAAGGACACCGGCCGCCCCCAGGACCTCCTGGACGCCAACCGCCTCATCCTGGAAGAACTGGAACCCCAGGTGGAGGGGGAGGTGGTGGAAAGCCAGCTCACCGGGCGGGTGGTGGTGGAGAAGGGGGCTAGGGTACGGAAAAGCACCGTGATCGGCCCCGCCTTCATCGGGGAGGGAGCGGTGGTGGAAGGAGCCTACATCGGGCCCTTCACCTCCTTAGGGCCCGGGGCCAAGGTGGTGCGCTCGGAGGTGGAGTACTCCATCCTCGAGGACCACGCCATCCTGGAGGACGTGGCCTTACGCCTCCAGGAAAGCATCCTGGGGGTGGGGGCCCAGGTGAAAAACCGCGATGGCCTCCCCCGGGCCCACCGCCTGATCCTGGGGGATCTCTCCCAGGTGGAGCTGGCCTGAAGAGCACCCCCCATGGCCCGGCTTCTGGACCTCCTTACCGAGGACTACCAAAGCGGCGAGGCCCTGGCCCAGCGCCTAAAGGTAAGCCGCCAGGCGGTTTCCAAGGAGGCGAAAAAGCTTCTCGCCGAGGGCTTCCCCGTGGAGATGAGCCGGAAGGGCTACCGCATCCGGCCCGGCACTCCCCTTCCCCACCTCTTCCACCCCTCAGGGCGCCTCGGCCAGCCCTACCGCTACCTGGGGCGGGTGGGAAGCACCCAGGATGTCCTAAGGGCCTGGGCGGAGGAAGGAGCCGAGGAGGGAGCCCTGGTCCTGGCCGAGGTGCAGGAAAGGGGCCGGGGCAGGCGGGGAAGGCCCTGGGAAAGCCGCCCGGGGGAAAGCCTCACCTTCTCCCTCCTCCTCCGTCCCACCCTTCCCCTCTCCTCCATGGGCCTCCTTCCCCTTCTCGCCGGCCTGGCCCTTTGGCGGGCGGTGGGAGTGGGGGGGATCAAGTGGCCCAACGACCTCCTGGCCCCCGATGGCCGGAAGCTGGCCGGGGTCCTTTTGGAGGCCAAGGCCGAGGGGGAGGAGGTGGCCTACGTCCTCCTGGGAGTGGGGGTGAACGTGGACTGGGCCCCCGAGGGCGCCGCCGCCTTGAGGGAGTTCTCCCCCCTCTCCCGGCGGGAGGTGCTTTCGGGCTTCCTCCTCCACCTGGAAAGCCTCCTCCCCCTTCTGGAAAGCCCGGAAACCCTCCTCTCCCTCTACCGGGAGGCCTCCTACACCCTGGGCCGAAGGGTGCGGGTCCAAACCCCTAAGGGGGTGGTGGAGGGGGTGGCGGAGGCCATCCTCCCCGACGGCAGCCTCCAGGTGGAGGGGGTCAGGATCGGCGCGGGCGAGGTGGCCCTCGTGTCCCCCCTCCGGACCGGGAAGTCCGACCCTTGAGCATTCCAGGCTTAGATTTCCCAAAGCGTTTGTGCTAGGATAAGGCTAGGTATGTTTGCCCGCATCTTCACCAAGGAAGAGGCCGATGCCCTCTTGCCCGAGATCCAGCGGGTCCTCTCCCAGATGCGGCAGGCCCGGAAGGAGCTTTCCGAGGTGCAGGCCCGGCTTCCCGAGGCCCGCGGGCTGGAACGAAGGGCCCTGGAGGAGGAGGCCCGCTTCCTCCTGGGCTCCTTGGAAGCCGACGCCCGTTACCTGGCCTCCCTGGGCGTCTTCCTCAAGGACTTGGACCGGGGCCTGGTGGACTTCCCCAGCCGGGTGGGTGGAGAGGTGGTCTTCCTCTGCTGGCAGGAAGGCGAACCCGAGGTGGCCCACTACCATCCCCTGGCGGGGGGGGTTGCCGAGCGGCGCCCCTTAAAGGGAGAACCTAATGGCCTTCTCCCCCAGGCCTCCCGCCCCGGCGAAACTCGGCCAGGCGCCTAAGGTCCTCCCGCACCAGGTCGTCCTGGCCCGCCAAGGACTCCAGGTGGTGCCTTAACTCATGGAGGAGGGTTTCCCAGACCTCTTCCTCCCAGTCAAACCCCGGCCCCGCCACCTTTTGGAAGGAACCGTAGTAGAGGGCGATGTGCCGCCCGAGCCCCTCAAATCCCCGGAAGGTGGAAGGAGGACCGGGGTCCAGGTATTCCCCAAGCCGCCACACCCCCTTTAGCCCGGGCTCCGGCTTGGCCTGGGGAAGGACGTGTACCCCCTGAAGCTCCCGCTTGAAGGCCTCGGGGATCTCCGCCCAAAGCCTTTCCACCAGCGCCACAAAGGCCTCGTAGGTCATGGCCGATGGTAGGGATGCCCGGCCCTCAGGGTAAGGATCCGGTAGAGCTGCTCCATGAGGACCAAAAGGGCCAGCTCATGCTGCAGGGTAAGGGGGGAAAGGGAAAGGAGGAGGTCGGCTCCCTCACGTACCCCCTCAGGGTACCCTTCGGCACCCCCTACCAAAAAGGCCACCCGTTCCCCCTCCCAGCGCCTCAACTCTTCCCAAAGGCCCTCCGTGGTGAAGAGCTTTCCCCTTTCGTCCAGGACCACCTTGCGGTGGCCCTCCGCCTTGGGCAGGAGGTCCTGGGCTTCCTTGACGAAGTGGACCTCGAGGGAAGCATATTTCCGGATGCGCATCGCATACTCTTCCACTCCCAGCCGGGCGTAATCCAGCCTGGGTTTGCCCACCGCCACCACCCTTAGGCGCACGCCTCCATCCTAAGGCCAGGGTATACTCAGGGCGAAGGGTAAGTGGGACCTAACCCACCCCGATAAAAGAGCCCCAGGCCCTTACCCAGGGCAGGCTCTATGGGCGCCAAAAGCGCCGGAAAAGGAGGGTTTATGGTAAAGGACACCCACCGGTTTCAGCCCTTCACCCCCGAGCCCATAAGGCTCATCGGGGAGAAGGGAGAGTGGCTGGGGGACTTCCCCCTGGACCTCGAGGAGGACAAGCTACGCCGCCTCTACCGGGACATGCTGGCGGCCCGGATGCTGGACGAGCGCTACACCATCCTCATCCGCACGGGCAAGACCAGCTTCATCGCCCCCGCCGCCGGGCACGAGGCGGCCCAGGTGGCCATCGCCCACGCCATCCGCCGGGGCTTTGACTGGGTCTTCCCCTACTACCGCGACCACGGCCTGGCCCTGGCCCTCGGGATCCCTCTCAAGGAGCTCTTCGGCCAGATGCTCGCCACCAAGGCCGACCCCAACAAAGGCCGCCAGATGCCCGAGCACCCCGGCTCCAAGGCCCTCAACTACTTCACCGTGGCCAGCCCCATCGCCTCCCACGTGCCCCCCGCCGCTGGGGCCGCCATCAGCATGAAGCTTCTGCGCACCGGCCAGGTGGCGGTCTGCACCTTCGGGGACGGGGCCACCAGCGAGGGAGACTGGTACGCGGGCATCAACTTCGCCGCCGTGCAGGGGGCTCCGGCGGTCTTCATCGCCGAGAACAACTTCTACGCCATCAGCGTGGACTACCGCCACCAGACCCACAGCCCCACCCTCGCCGACAAGGCCCACGCCTTCGGCATCCCCGGCTATCTGGTGGACGGCATGGACGTCCTGGCCGCCTACTACGTGGTGCGGGAGGCGGTGGAACGGGCCCGCATGGGCGGGGGCCCCAGCCTGGTGGAGCTCCGGGTGTACCGCTACGGCCCCCACTCCTCCGCGGACGACGACACCCGCTACCGCCCCAAGGAGGAGGTGGAGGCCTGGCGCAAGCGGGACCCCATCCTGCGGTTCCAGCGCTTCCTCGAGGCCAAGGGCCTCTGGAACCTGGAGTGGGAGGAGGACCTGCGGGAAAGCATCCGCGCCGAGCTGGAGCGGGGCCTGAAGGAAGCCGAGGAGGCCGGCGCTGTACCCCCCGAGTGGATGTTCGACGACGTCCTTGCGGAAAAGCCCTGGCACCTAAAGCGCCAGGAGGCCCTTCTCAAGGAAGAGCTTTAAGGAGGTCCCCATGGCCCCCATGACCATGGTGCAAGCCCTGAACCGGGCCCTGGACGAGGAGATGGCCCTGGACCCCCGGGTAGTGGTCCTAGGAGAGGATGTGGGTAAGAGGGGCGGGGTCTTCCTGGTGACGGAAGGCCTCCTGCAGAAGTACGGCCCCGACCGGGTCATAGACACCCCCCTCTCCGAGGCCGCCATCGTGGGAGCTGCCCTGGGCATGGCCGCCCACGGCTTAAGGCCCGTGGCGGAGATCCAGTTCGCCGACTACATCTTCCCCGGCTTCGACCAGCTGGTGAGCCAGGTGGCCAAGCTCCGCTACCGCTCCGGCGGGCAGTTCACCGCCCCTTTGGTGGTGCGGATGCCCTCCGGGGGCGGGGTCAAGGGGGGGCACCACCACTCCCAAAGCCCCGAGGCCCACTTCGTCCACACCGCCGGGCTCAAGGTGGTGGCCGTCTCCACCCCCTACGACGCCAAGGGCCTCCTCAAGGCCGCCATCCGCGACGAGGACCCGGTGGTCTTCCTGGAGCCCAAAAGGCTTTACCGCTCGGTGAAGGAGGAGGTGCCGGAGGAGGACTACACCCTTCCCCTGGGCAAGGCGGCCCTGCGGCGGGAGGGGAAGGACCTAACCCTCATCGGCTACGGCACGGTGATGCCCGAGGTGCTCCAGGCGGCGGAGGAGCTGGAGAAGGCGGGGGTTTCCGCCGAGGTTCTGGACCTCCGCACCCTCATGCCCTGGGATTACGAGGCGGTGATGAACTCCGTGGCCAAAACGGGAAGGGCCGTGCTGGTATCCGACGCCCCCCGGCACGCCAGCTTCGTCAGCGAGGTGGCGGCCACCATCGCCGAGGACATCCTGGACATGCTCCTCGCCCCTCCCATCCGGGTGACGGGGTTTGACACCCCGTACCCCTACGCCCAGGACAAGCTGTACCTGCCCACCGTCACCCGCATCCTCAACGCCGCCAAGCGGGCGTTAGACTACTGATATGCCCAAGGAGCTTATTTTCCTGGTAGAGGAAGCGGAGGAGGGAGGCTACGTGGCCCGGGCCCTCGAGGAACCCATCTTCACCCAGGGGGAAACCTGGGAGGAGCTTAAGGAGATGGTGCGGGATGCCGTGCGTTGCCACTTCCCCGAAGGGGAAGCCCCCAGGGTCATCCGCTTGCATTTCGTCCGGGAGGAGGTTCTGGCCCCGTGAAGCTTCCCCGGGATCTCCATGGGGAGGAGCTGGCAAAGCGCTTATCCCGCCTGGGTTACCAGGTAGTGCGGCAGACGGGAAGCCACCTTCGCCTCACCTGGAACGAAGGAGGCCAGGAGCACCACCTCACCATCCCCCGCCACCATCTGGCGGGGATCCTACGGGAGATTGCGGAGGCGCGAAACCTAACCCGGGAAGAGCTTCTTAAGCTTTTAGACCTGTAAGGAGGCCTATGCCCAAGGAAATCCTCATGCCCGAACTGGCGGAAAGCGTGGTGGAAGGCGAGATCCTCAAGTGGCTGGTGGAGGAAGGGGACTACCTCAAGAAGGACCAGCCCTTCGTGGAGGTGATGACCGACAAGGTCACGGTGGAGCTACCCTCCCCCTACGAGGGGGTGCTTTTGAAAAAACTGGCCAAGGAAGGGGAGGTGGTCAAGGTCCACGCCCCCATCGCCCTCCTGGCGGAGCCCGGGGAGGCCGTGGCTGGGGTAAAGGTGGTAAAGGAGGAGGCTCCGCCCGTGCAAGCGGTGGAGGAGCGCTCCATCGTGGAGCCCGGGCTTCCCCCAAAGGAGGAAAAGGAGGATCTCTCCCTCTTCAAACCGGACACCACCCAGGTGGCGGTGAAGAACCCCTTCTTAAGAGGCCAAGCGGAGCAGGCTCCCAGGGAAGGCCAGGCTCCAGGCCGCATCCTGGCGGTGCCCGCCGCCCGGAAGCTGGCCCGGGAACTGGGGATTCCCCTCGAGGCCATCCCCGGCTCCGGCCCCATGGGCCGCATCCGGGTGGAGGACGTGCGGGCCTATGCCGAACAGCTTAAGGCCCAGGCCGTACCCCCGCCCCCAAGCCCCAAGGAGGCCCCAGCACCCCTTCCCACGGGCTTCCCGCCCCCACCCCGCTACACCCCCCCCAAGGGCTACGAGCACCTGGAGGAGCGCATCCCTCTAAGGGGCATCCGCCGCACCATCGCCCAGGGGCTTTGGCAAAGCCACCTCTACACCGTGCGCACCCTGAACGTGGACGAGGCCGACCTCACGGAACTGGTGGCCCTGAGGGAGCGCCTGAAGCCCGAGGCCGAACGCCAGGGGGTGAAGCTCACCTACCTCCCCTTCATCTTCAAGGCGGTGGTGCGGGCTTTGAAGAAGTACCCCATGCTGAACTCCAGCCTGGACGAGGAAAGGCAGGAGATCGTCTACAAGCGCTACTACCACCTGGGCCTGGCGGTGGCCACGGAAAGGGGGCTCATCGTGCCCGTGGTGCGGGACGTGGACCGGAAAAACATCCTGGAGCTGGCCCAGGAGATCGCCGAGCTCTCCGCCAAGGCCCGGGAAGGAAGGCTCTCCCCCGAGGAGGTCACGGGTTCCACCTTCACCATCACCAACATTGGCTCCGTGGGGGCTTTGATGAGCTTTCCCATCATCAACGTACCCGAGGCCGCCATCCTGGGGGTGCACTCCATCCGGAAGCGGCCCTGGGTGATGCCGGATGGCTCCATCCAGGCGAGGGATATCATGTACCTCTCCCTCTCCTTTGACCACCGCCTGGTGGACGGGGCCGAGGCGGCCTCCTTCACCCGGGAGGTGATCCGGCTCCTGGAGAACCCCGACCTGCTCCTTCTGGAAATGTAGGATGGACCCCATGAAGACCTACGACCTCATCGTGATCGGCACCGGACCCGGCGGCTACCACGCCGCCATCCGGGGAGCCCAGCTCGGGCTTAAGGTTCTGGCGGTGGAGGCCGCCGAGGTGGGGGGCGTGTGCCTGAACGTGGGGTGCATCCCCACCAAGGCGCTTTTGCACGCCGCGGAAACCGTACACCACCTCAAGGGGGCCGAGGGCTTTGGCCTGAAGGCCAAGCCCGAACTGGATTTCAACAAGCTCGGCGCCTGGCGGGATGGCGTGGTGAAGAAGCTCACCGGGGGCGTGGCCGGGCTTTTAAAGGGCAACAAGGTGGAGCTTTTGCGGGGCTTCGCCCGCTTCAAGGGACCCAAGGAGATCGAGGTAAACGGCGAGGCCTATGGGGCGAAAAGCCTCATTATCGCCACGGGAAGCGAGCCCATGCCCTTAAAGGGCTTTCCCTTCGGGGAGGACGTGTGGGACTCCACCCGGGCCCTAAGGGTGGAAGAGGGCATCCCCAAGCGCCTTTTGGTGATCGGGGGCGGGGCGGTGGGGCTCGAGCTTGGCCAGATCTACCACCGCCTGGGCTCGGAGGTGACCCTGATCGAATACATGCCGGAGATCCTCCCCGCAGGCGACAGGGAAACCGCCGCCCTCCTGCGCAAGGCCCTGGAGAAGGAAGGCCTTAAGGTACGCACGGGCACCAAGGCGGTGGGTTACGAGAAGAAGCAGGATGGCCTCCACGTGCTCCTCGAGGCCGCCCAGGGAGGCAGCCAGGAGGAGATCGTGGTGGACAAAATCCTGGTGGCGGTGGGCCGCAGGCCCCGCACGGAAGGGCTCGGCTTGGAAAAGGCCGGGGTCAAGGTGGACGAACGGGGCTTCATCCAGGTGAACGCCCGCATGGAAACCTCGGCCCCCGGGGTCTACGCCATCGGGGATGTGGCCAGGCCCCCCCTCCTTGCCCACAAGGCCATGAAGGAGGGCCTGGTGGCCGCCGAGAACGCCGCCGGCAAGAACGCCCTCTTCGACTTCCAGGTGCCCAGCGT is a genomic window containing:
- a CDS encoding RelA/SpoT family protein, whose translation is MVSVSALWEKLAPLLDYLPVGEREKVREAYLFAEEAHRGQLRRSGEPYITHPVAVAEILASLRMDAETVMAGLLHDTLEDCGVAPEELERRFGPGVRKLVEGETKVSKLYKLANLEGEEKRAEDLRQMFIAMAEDVRIIIVKLADRLHNLRTLEHMPPEKQRRIAQETLEIYAPLAHRLGMGQLKWELEDLSFRYLHPEAYHALLSRIQETQEARERIVQKAMAILEEALRKDELLQAQLQSFEVMGRPKHLYSIWKKMEREGKALEQIYDLLAVRVILDPKPALTEEGRTLREKQVCYHVLGLVHALWQPIPGRVKDYIAVPKPNGYQSLHTTVIALEGLPLEVQIRTREMHRIAEYGIAAHWLYKEGLTDPEELKRRVSWLKSIQEWQQEFSSSREFVEAVTRDLLGGRVFVFTPKGRIINLPKGATPVDFAYHIHTEVGHHMVGAKVNGRIVPLSYELQNGEIVEILTAKNAHPSKDWLEFARTRTAKSKIRQYFRTQERQETLERGQSLLERYLKRRGLPKPSDSQLEEAARKLGLTPSPEELYLALALNRLTPKQVAEKLYPKALLKPERPKAPPRNEWGIRLEQDLQAPIRLASCCEPMKGDAILGFVTRGRGVTIHRADCPNLRRILQGPEADRIIGAYWEGVGGKVATLEVLAQDRAGLLRDVMQVVAEAGKSALGSETRILGPLARIRLRLTVQDGERESLVQAIKSVKSVQEVRWV
- a CDS encoding secondary thiamine-phosphate synthase enzyme YjbQ; this translates as MKAIRISTPKEGLVNITRQVEEVLAGHTGLVYLFVPHTTCGLTVQEGADPDVAHDLLARLEELAPRVHPKDRHAEGNSHAHLKSLLTGVHLLLPAEGGRLRLGRWQQVFLAEFDGPRMREVWVRLL
- a CDS encoding class I SAM-dependent methyltransferase; translated protein: MPKASVRMAYAYDRLRAYPPEVAGRIATAIGNALGMRGEEAVLLELGVGTGRIALPLIARGYRYLALDKDPAMLEVFRQKVAGVMRKVRLIEADARAIPLPDESVHGVIVVHLWHLLPDWPKALAEALRVLKPGGVLLEGWDEMEAEEERLIQERWRSLVEAEGVGVVRGLHRKRLEEVEEALKRLGLRPKTKQVVQWREERTLRQALEALEERLYSFTQLVPEEVHERIMPGLWAWAQGEFGDLDRSFTLERSFTLRATRMA
- a CDS encoding glucose-1-phosphate thymidylyltransferase; this translates as MKGLILAAGRGTRLRPLTHTRPKPVIRVAGRPILHYGLENLLQAGINEIGVVVSPETEKDIREALSGYRVRYILQEEPQGLAHAVAVARDFLGQSPFVLYLGDNLFQKGIARFLQAFTPGVSAVIALARVENPSQFGVAVLEGARIVRLLEKPKEPPSDLAVAGVYVFTPEVLEVIEGLKPSARGEYEITDAIQGLIDRGKRVVGVEVEGWWKDTGRPQDLLDANRLILEELEPQVEGEVVESQLTGRVVVEKGARVRKSTVIGPAFIGEGAVVEGAYIGPFTSLGPGAKVVRSEVEYSILEDHAILEDVALRLQESILGVGAQVKNRDGLPRAHRLILGDLSQVELA
- a CDS encoding biotin--[acetyl-CoA-carboxylase] ligase is translated as MARLLDLLTEDYQSGEALAQRLKVSRQAVSKEAKKLLAEGFPVEMSRKGYRIRPGTPLPHLFHPSGRLGQPYRYLGRVGSTQDVLRAWAEEGAEEGALVLAEVQERGRGRRGRPWESRPGESLTFSLLLRPTLPLSSMGLLPLLAGLALWRAVGVGGIKWPNDLLAPDGRKLAGVLLEAKAEGEEVAYVLLGVGVNVDWAPEGAAALREFSPLSRREVLSGFLLHLESLLPLLESPETLLSLYREASYTLGRRVRVQTPKGVVEGVAEAILPDGSLQVEGVRIGAGEVALVSPLRTGKSDP
- a CDS encoding DUF2203 domain-containing protein, which codes for MFARIFTKEEADALLPEIQRVLSQMRQARKELSEVQARLPEARGLERRALEEEARFLLGSLEADARYLASLGVFLKDLDRGLVDFPSRVGGEVVFLCWQEGEPEVAHYHPLAGGVAERRPLKGEPNGLLPQASRPGETRPGA
- a CDS encoding metallopeptidase family protein; protein product: MTYEAFVALVERLWAEIPEAFKRELQGVHVLPQAKPEPGLKGVWRLGEYLDPGPPSTFRGFEGLGRHIALYYGSFQKVAGPGFDWEEEVWETLLHELRHHLESLAGQDDLVREDLRRLAEFRRGGRPGGEGH
- a CDS encoding 23S rRNA (pseudouridine(1915)-N(3))-methyltransferase RlmH, giving the protein MRLRVVAVGKPRLDYARLGVEEYAMRIRKYASLEVHFVKEAQDLLPKAEGHRKVVLDERGKLFTTEGLWEELRRWEGERVAFLVGGAEGYPEGVREGADLLLSLSPLTLQHELALLVLMEQLYRILTLRAGHPYHRP
- a CDS encoding thiamine pyrophosphate-dependent dehydrogenase E1 component subunit alpha, producing the protein MVKDTHRFQPFTPEPIRLIGEKGEWLGDFPLDLEEDKLRRLYRDMLAARMLDERYTILIRTGKTSFIAPAAGHEAAQVAIAHAIRRGFDWVFPYYRDHGLALALGIPLKELFGQMLATKADPNKGRQMPEHPGSKALNYFTVASPIASHVPPAAGAAISMKLLRTGQVAVCTFGDGATSEGDWYAGINFAAVQGAPAVFIAENNFYAISVDYRHQTHSPTLADKAHAFGIPGYLVDGMDVLAAYYVVREAVERARMGGGPSLVELRVYRYGPHSSADDDTRYRPKEEVEAWRKRDPILRFQRFLEAKGLWNLEWEEDLRESIRAELERGLKEAEEAGAVPPEWMFDDVLAEKPWHLKRQEALLKEEL